One Phoenix dactylifera cultivar Barhee BC4 chromosome 8, palm_55x_up_171113_PBpolish2nd_filt_p, whole genome shotgun sequence genomic window carries:
- the LOC103712603 gene encoding transcription repressor OFP12 encodes MLGKGLNHCFSRLKRPSHSAHPPIPHSLNAPSTSASAPSSVVFKSFNSLYDPAASDSETLTQTLSTSSAAAAATAAEGSSFSSNSSSSTAPGTAAAPDGPCPSDRDLSTAIASRRFFPAAPGPSNSIVDSAAVAVGVVGAGVAVPTYSPDPYWDFRRSMEEMVAALGLDLRVHAVHLHELLLCYLALNRKHAHKYIVGAFADLIVGLAAAENHRSDA; translated from the coding sequence ATGTTAGGCAAAGGCTTGAATCACTGCTTCTCTCGCCTCAAGCGGCCTTCCCATTCTGCCCATCCACCAATCCCCCATTCCCTGAATGCCCCCTCCACCTCCGCTTCTGCGCCTTCCTCCGTGGTCTTTAAAAGTTTCAATTCCCTGTATGACCCCGCCGCCTCCGATTCGGAAACCCTAACCCAAACCCTCTCCACGTCCTCCGCCGCCGCTGCGGCCACCGCTGCCGAgggctcctccttctcctccaactcCTCATCCTCCACCGCCCCCGgcaccgccgccgcccccgACGGACCCTGCCCCTCTGACCGCGACCTCTCCACCGCCATCGCCTCCCGCCGCTTCTTCCCGGCCGCTCCCGGGCCGTCGAACTCGATCGTGGACTCGGCGGCGGTGGCCGTCGGCGTGGTAGGTGCCGGGGTCGCCGTGCCGACGTACTCGCCGGACCCGTACTGGGACTTCCGGCGGTCGATGGAGGAGATGGTGGCGGCGCTGGGGCTGGACCTCCGGGTCCACGCCGTCCACCTCCACGAGCTCCTTCTCTGCTACCTCGCCCTCAACCGGAAGCACGCCCACAAGTACATCGTTGGCGCCTTCGCCGACCTTATCGTCGGCCTCGCCGCCGCCGAGAACCACCGATCCGACGCCTGA
- the LOC103712568 gene encoding late embryogenesis abundant protein D-34-like, producing the protein MSQEQPRRTQLKQAETGARAQGEPIKYGDVFNVQGELAREPVAPGDAAMMQSAENQIIGQTQKGGPASVMQSAAARNERAGLVGRRDVSDVPADQGVTVTETDLAGHRIVAESVGGQVVGRYETAAPVSTTTPTGVAYGDAFTIGEALEATAMTAGEKPVDQSDAAAIQAAEARATGLNEVLPGGVGDEAQSAANANTRLTREEDKIKLRDVLTDVTTKLPEDKVVTREDADRVAGAEMRNRLDVSTHPRGVAENVASAARLNQNPQV; encoded by the exons ATGAGCCAGGAACAGCCAAGGAGGACTCAACTGAAACAGGCCGAGACCGGCGCCCGCGCCCAAGGAGAGCCCATCAAGTATGGGGACGTGTTTAACGTCCAGGGGGAGCTGGCTCGCGAGCCGGTTGCTCCCGGGGACGCGGCCATGATGCAGTCCGCCGAGAACCAGATCATAGGCCAGACACAGAAGGGCGGGCCTGCCTCCGTCATGCAGTCGGCCGCCGCCAGGAATGAGAGAGCCGGGCTAGTTGGCCGCCGCGACGTCAGCGACGTTCCGGCTGACCAGGGCGTCACCGTCACCGAGACCGACCTCGCCGGCCATCGCATCGTCGCCGAGTCGGTCGGCGGACAG GTGGTGGGGAGGTATGAGACGGCGGCTCCGGTGAGCACGACAACACCGACTGGGGTGGCGTATGGCGATGCATTTACTATTGGAGAAGCCCTCGAAGCGACGGCGATGACGGCGGGGGAAAAGCCGGTGGACCAGAGCGACGCGGCGGCGATCCAGGCAGCGGAAGCGAGGGCGACAGGACTGAATGAGGTTCTGCCAGGGGGTGTCGGCGACGAGGCGCAGTCCGCAGCAAACGCCAACACTCGGTTGACGCGTGAGGAGGACAAGATCAAGCTCAGAGACGTGCTAACT GATGTGACTACTAAGCTTCCTGAGGACAAGGTGGTGACGCGGGAGGACGCGGATCGGGTGGCGGGAGCGGAGATGCGGAATAGACTGGACGTGTCGACGCACCCGCGTGGCGTGGCGGAGAACGTAGCATCGGCGGCAAGGCTCAATCAGAACCCGCAGGTTTAG